One genomic segment of Photobacterium sp. DA100 includes these proteins:
- a CDS encoding type II/IV secretion system protein: MALRLRKRLGDLLIEEGIVSQDMLEQALDNQQSTGRKLGDTLISMGFLSEQKMLQFLSRQLDIPLVDLNRLTIDTNAVALLAEVHARRLRALVLSEQDGMVRVAMSDPADLASQEAVYDQLAQYRIELVIASERQLITAFDRYYRRTQEIVSFAEQLQAEHQHHSEYAFGLEDNDNDEVTVVKLINSLFEDAIQVGASDIHIEPDSDVLRIRQRIDGVLHETLLKESGVASALVLRLKLMGSLDISEKRLPQDGRFNMSVRGQSVDVRLSTMPVQHGESVVMRLLNQSAGILSLEQIGMPEDILLRFRRQLRRPHGMILVTGPTGSGKTTTLYGALSELNQPGKKLITAEDPVEYRLPRVNQVQVNSKIGLNFSSILRTFLRQDPDIILVGEMRDQETVEIGLRSALTGHLVLSTLHTNDAVDSALRMIDMEAPGYLVASAVRAVLAQRLVRRVCKDCATDHELEADKQQWLMARFPHLTETTFRKGRGCQTCNFTGYRGRIGVFELLEIRPDMMDALRAGDAVHFSQIARQSAGYKPLIESAMELALEGVTSLDEVLLLGEGDEHNSYVV, translated from the coding sequence ATGGCACTTCGACTACGTAAACGCCTTGGCGACCTGTTGATTGAAGAGGGCATCGTCTCGCAGGATATGCTGGAACAGGCGCTGGACAACCAGCAGTCAACCGGCCGCAAGCTGGGGGATACCCTGATCAGCATGGGGTTCCTGAGCGAGCAGAAAATGCTGCAGTTCCTCTCCCGCCAGCTTGATATTCCGCTGGTCGATCTCAACCGCCTGACGATAGATACCAATGCGGTGGCCCTGCTGGCCGAAGTCCATGCGCGCCGCCTGCGAGCATTGGTGCTCAGCGAACAGGACGGCATGGTCCGGGTGGCGATGAGTGATCCGGCGGATCTGGCCTCTCAGGAAGCGGTTTACGACCAGCTGGCACAGTACCGGATCGAGTTGGTGATTGCCTCGGAGCGCCAGCTGATCACGGCATTTGACCGCTATTACCGCCGTACCCAGGAAATTGTCTCCTTTGCCGAGCAGCTGCAGGCCGAGCACCAGCACCACTCGGAATACGCGTTTGGCTTGGAGGACAACGACAATGACGAAGTCACCGTTGTTAAGCTGATCAATTCGCTGTTTGAAGATGCAATTCAGGTGGGGGCATCGGATATCCATATCGAGCCGGACAGCGATGTGTTGCGGATCCGCCAGCGTATCGATGGGGTGCTGCACGAAACCCTGCTCAAGGAATCTGGTGTCGCATCGGCATTGGTGCTGCGCCTGAAGCTGATGGGCAGCCTGGATATTTCCGAGAAGCGCCTGCCGCAAGACGGCCGCTTCAATATGTCGGTGCGCGGCCAGTCGGTCGATGTACGTCTATCGACCATGCCGGTGCAGCACGGTGAATCCGTGGTGATGCGTCTGCTCAACCAGTCGGCGGGGATCTTGAGCCTTGAGCAGATTGGTATGCCCGAAGATATCTTGCTGCGCTTCCGCCGCCAGTTGCGCCGGCCGCACGGTATGATCCTGGTTACCGGCCCGACCGGCTCGGGGAAAACCACCACCTTGTATGGCGCGCTGAGTGAGCTCAACCAGCCGGGCAAGAAGCTGATCACCGCGGAAGATCCGGTGGAATACCGCTTGCCGCGGGTCAACCAGGTTCAGGTCAACAGCAAGATAGGCCTGAACTTCTCGTCGATCCTGCGTACCTTCCTGCGCCAGGATCCCGATATCATCCTGGTGGGCGAGATGCGCGATCAGGAAACGGTGGAGATCGGCCTGCGCTCGGCCCTGACCGGCCACCTGGTGCTGTCCACCCTGCATACCAACGATGCCGTAGACAGTGCTCTGCGAATGATCGACATGGAAGCTCCTGGCTACCTGGTTGCCAGTGCGGTGCGGGCGGTACTGGCTCAGCGCCTGGTACGCCGGGTCTGTAAAGACTGTGCGACTGACCATGAGCTCGAGGCCGACAAGCAGCAGTGGTTGATGGCGCGGTTCCCCCATTTGACCGAGACGACCTTCCGCAAGGGACGGGGCTGCCAGACCTGTAACTTTACCGGCTACCGTGGCCGTATCGGGGTGTTTGAGCTATTGGAAATACGGCCGGATATGATGGATGCATTGCGTGCCGGTGATGCCGTGCATTTCAGCCAGATAGCCCGTCAGTCCGCGGGGTATAAGCCGCTGATCGAGTCGGCGATGGAGCTGGCGCTGGAAGGCGTCACCAGCCTGGATGAAGTGCTGCTGCTCGGTGAGGGTGATGAGCACAATAGTTATGTGGTCTAA
- a CDS encoding AAA family ATPase, which produces MYLEHFGMVSAPFGLTPNTHFFHALPPHLEAIDTTLAALGMGEGIIQISGEVGTGKTLVCRMLINQLPAHFELAYLPTPAESGPALRIALSRELGLASEGDNSLLADRLQQALLARKAAGKTVVVLIDEAQALPDDALEAIRLLGNLETEQEKLLHIVLLGQPELDRQLARHELRQFRQRITFRSELRPLNLAETLAYIEHRLQTAGIQHELFALPQGKAIWQASGGIPRLINQLCHKALIAAYSEDKLMAGREEVLVAIRDTLGARQPRWTYPVLWGWQ; this is translated from the coding sequence GTGTACCTCGAGCATTTCGGCATGGTGTCAGCGCCTTTCGGCCTGACACCCAATACCCATTTTTTCCATGCCTTGCCACCGCACCTGGAGGCGATCGATACCACCTTGGCGGCGCTGGGGATGGGCGAGGGGATCATCCAGATCAGCGGTGAAGTGGGCACGGGTAAAACCTTGGTATGTCGAATGCTGATCAACCAGTTGCCTGCGCACTTTGAGCTGGCTTACTTGCCGACGCCAGCCGAGAGCGGCCCGGCATTGCGCATTGCCTTGTCCCGTGAGTTGGGGCTGGCAAGCGAAGGTGACAATAGCCTGCTGGCCGACCGGCTGCAGCAAGCTCTGCTGGCACGCAAAGCGGCGGGGAAAACCGTTGTGGTATTGATCGATGAGGCACAGGCTCTGCCGGATGATGCCCTGGAGGCCATTCGGCTGCTGGGCAACTTGGAAACCGAGCAGGAAAAGCTGCTGCACATTGTACTGCTGGGGCAGCCTGAGCTCGACCGGCAGCTCGCCAGGCATGAGCTGCGCCAGTTCCGCCAGCGGATCACGTTCCGTAGCGAATTAAGGCCACTCAATCTGGCCGAGACCCTGGCCTATATCGAGCACCGCCTGCAGACTGCCGGTATCCAGCACGAGCTGTTTGCCCTGCCGCAGGGCAAGGCGATATGGCAGGCCAGTGGCGGTATCCCCCGACTAATTAACCAGCTGTGTCACAAGGCGTTAATTGCCGCATACAGTGAAGACAAATTGATGGCTGGGCGTGAAGAGGTACTCGTGGCAATCCGCGACACCTTGGGCGCGCGCCAGCCAAGATGGACCTACCCGGTACTATGGGGATGGCAATAA
- a CDS encoding MSHA biogenesis protein MshJ: protein MNQWQTLCDKFALLTQREKWLIALSGWIALLFVGFIVVIEPQMKAVDAAKGQLQSVKNALLTNTNQLLVMERKLKGDPDADIDEQITLLEQQNAELDAQLDGRVSSLVTPVQMSALMEKVLQHSRQLKLLSLESLPPVELVGGEDQGYYIHPVRLTLRGRYFDLIRYLEQLEALPVQYYWRSLDYRVDNYPWADIQLEVYTLGVSEDFIGG from the coding sequence ATGAACCAATGGCAGACGCTGTGTGACAAATTTGCCCTGCTGACCCAGCGAGAGAAGTGGTTGATCGCCCTGTCGGGCTGGATTGCCCTGCTGTTCGTCGGCTTTATCGTGGTGATTGAGCCCCAGATGAAAGCGGTTGATGCCGCCAAGGGGCAGCTGCAGTCGGTGAAAAATGCCCTGCTTACCAACACAAATCAACTGTTGGTGATGGAGCGCAAGCTCAAGGGGGATCCTGACGCTGATATCGATGAGCAGATCACCTTGCTGGAGCAGCAGAATGCAGAGCTGGATGCCCAGCTCGATGGGCGGGTATCGAGTTTGGTTACGCCGGTACAGATGTCGGCTTTGATGGAGAAAGTGCTCCAGCATTCGCGTCAGCTAAAGCTTCTGTCGTTGGAGTCTCTGCCGCCGGTAGAGTTGGTCGGTGGGGAAGATCAGGGGTATTACATCCACCCGGTGAGGCTGACATTGCGCGGCCGGTACTTTGATTTGATCCGCTACCTCGAACAGCTGGAAGCGCTGCCAGTCCAGTACTACTGGCGGAGCTTGGATTACCGGGTGGATAACTACCCTTGGGCCGATATCCAGCTGGAAGTCTACACACTCGGAGTAAGCGAGGACTTTATTGGTGGTTAG
- a CDS encoding prepilin-type N-terminal cleavage/methylation domain-containing protein produces MKKQAGFSLVELVIVIIVVGLLAVAALPRFLNVTDEAKKASIEGVAGGYATAVLSARAQWEANGRPSAIVNNAKVNSVSYDGSTFMLTAEQNDVRVGYPIHYGQDNTASIGGLDNTECKVLFEQLMQNPPQVAEIDSGDVLNGKYQYAARKDNNGNNSACTYFQLASVTNNANGVAQITSAHSFTYTPKEGSVVVNIQ; encoded by the coding sequence ATGAAGAAACAAGCCGGTTTTTCGTTGGTGGAATTGGTGATTGTCATTATCGTGGTCGGCCTGCTTGCTGTTGCTGCCTTGCCGCGATTTTTGAACGTCACGGATGAAGCGAAGAAAGCGTCGATTGAAGGTGTGGCGGGTGGTTATGCAACAGCCGTTCTTTCAGCGCGTGCCCAGTGGGAGGCGAACGGTCGCCCTTCTGCAATTGTGAATAACGCCAAAGTGAATAGCGTGAGCTATGACGGTTCGACGTTCATGCTGACCGCTGAGCAAAACGATGTCCGTGTGGGTTACCCGATCCATTACGGTCAGGACAACACAGCCTCCATTGGCGGTTTGGATAATACCGAATGCAAGGTGCTGTTTGAGCAGTTGATGCAAAACCCGCCTCAGGTGGCAGAGATTGATTCCGGTGATGTCCTGAACGGTAAGTACCAGTACGCAGCACGTAAGGATAACAACGGCAATAATTCAGCCTGTACTTACTTCCAGCTTGCGTCAGTAACAAATAATGCAAATGGTGTTGCTCAGATAACGTCGGCACACTCATTTACGTATACGCCTAAAGAAGGCTCTGTTGTCGTCAACATTCAATAA
- a CDS encoding type II secretion system protein, whose amino-acid sequence MKRQGGFTLIEMVVVIVILGILAVTAAPRFLNLQDDARNSALQGLKGAINGAAGITYGKAAVEGKEQDEGSTLTIDGETVNIAYGYPKADSLDKVVQGLADSEEWKAVSAATPTQGTTIAYTLKDYSVPTGGATKCYVEYVQATGTTTDKVAKVTVKDCK is encoded by the coding sequence ATGAAACGTCAAGGCGGTTTTACGCTAATTGAAATGGTCGTTGTGATCGTTATTTTGGGTATCCTAGCTGTAACAGCAGCCCCTCGCTTTTTGAACCTGCAAGATGATGCTCGTAACTCTGCGTTACAAGGATTGAAAGGTGCAATTAATGGTGCTGCAGGTATTACTTATGGTAAAGCTGCTGTTGAAGGTAAAGAGCAAGATGAAGGTTCAACGCTAACAATTGACGGTGAAACTGTAAATATCGCTTATGGTTATCCTAAGGCAGACTCACTTGATAAAGTAGTGCAAGGACTAGCCGATTCTGAAGAATGGAAAGCTGTTTCCGCAGCAACACCAACTCAGGGTACAACTATCGCATACACACTGAAGGATTACTCTGTTCCAACAGGTGGTGCAACTAAGTGTTATGTTGAGTATGTACAGGCAACAGGTACAACAACTGACAAAGTTGCAAAAGTTACAGTGAAAGATTGTAAGTAA
- the mshL gene encoding pilus (MSHA type) biogenesis protein MshL has translation MRGLIVAVVMASLAGCSTNMGHRDPVEVKGALNQAANEANSRPLMDLPPAVSNDLMPGLDGMDYASQSVLEKRFRVNARNVEAKAFFGSLVKGTPFNMVIHPDVQGRISLTLRDVTLDEVLSVVSDIYGYNTTRKGNIIQVFPATLRTEVIPVDYLQLQRRGVSLTSLTTGSITNSNSGNAGNSKNNTGNSSNKNNSNNNNSSTTTGGTTIETVSESDFWAQLEKAVQAMIGSGQGRSIVVSPQASLISVRAYPNELREVKEFLGVSQQRLKRQVVLEAKIMEVALSDGYQQGINWSNITKTIGGTEIVFGRGNISNGTIPTLPGADPIAALLGGQTNITISDGNFEAVLSFLDTQGDLNVLSSPRVTAANNQKAVIKVGSDQYFVTDISGGEVNSDGGTASPDIELTPFFSGISLDVTPQIGDEGSVLLHVHPAVIDVETEIRDIALGDTFGTYQLPLAKSSIRESDSVIHARSGDVVVIGGLMKSATTDQVSKVPLLGDIPMLGHLFRNVNKLQVKTELVILLKPTVVGEQTWQQEVERSRALLNEWFPEEG, from the coding sequence ATGCGTGGATTAATAGTAGCCGTAGTCATGGCTTCCCTGGCAGGATGCTCGACCAATATGGGACACCGAGACCCGGTGGAGGTCAAAGGTGCCCTTAACCAGGCCGCCAACGAAGCGAACAGTAGACCATTGATGGATCTACCGCCGGCGGTCAGCAATGATTTGATGCCGGGCCTCGACGGGATGGATTATGCTAGCCAGTCAGTGCTTGAAAAGCGCTTTCGGGTTAATGCCCGCAATGTTGAAGCCAAGGCATTCTTCGGTAGCCTGGTGAAAGGCACGCCGTTCAATATGGTTATCCACCCGGATGTGCAGGGCCGTATCTCCCTGACCCTGCGCGATGTCACGCTGGACGAAGTGCTGTCTGTGGTCTCCGATATTTACGGTTACAACACGACTCGCAAGGGCAATATAATCCAGGTTTTCCCGGCCACCTTGCGCACGGAAGTGATCCCTGTCGACTACCTCCAGCTGCAGCGCCGCGGTGTTTCTTTGACCTCGCTGACTACCGGCTCAATCACCAACAGTAATTCAGGCAACGCCGGTAACTCCAAAAACAACACCGGCAACAGCAGCAATAAAAACAACAGCAATAACAATAACAGCTCAACCACCACGGGTGGCACGACGATCGAAACTGTCTCGGAAAGTGATTTCTGGGCCCAGCTGGAAAAAGCCGTGCAGGCGATGATTGGCAGCGGCCAGGGACGGAGCATTGTGGTTTCGCCGCAGGCGAGCTTGATCTCGGTCCGTGCCTATCCGAACGAGTTGCGCGAAGTCAAAGAGTTTCTCGGTGTTTCCCAGCAGCGCCTTAAGCGTCAGGTCGTACTGGAAGCCAAGATCATGGAAGTGGCCCTGAGTGATGGCTACCAGCAGGGGATCAACTGGAGCAATATTACCAAGACCATTGGCGGTACAGAAATTGTCTTCGGCCGCGGCAATATTTCCAACGGCACTATCCCGACCTTGCCGGGGGCCGACCCGATTGCTGCGCTGCTGGGCGGGCAGACCAACATTACGATCTCGGACGGTAACTTCGAAGCCGTACTGAGCTTCCTCGATACCCAGGGCGATCTGAACGTGCTGTCCAGCCCGAGGGTGACGGCGGCCAACAACCAGAAAGCGGTGATCAAAGTAGGTAGCGATCAGTACTTCGTGACCGACATTTCCGGCGGCGAGGTCAACAGTGATGGCGGAACCGCCTCGCCGGATATCGAGCTGACACCGTTCTTCTCAGGGATCTCTTTGGATGTGACCCCGCAGATTGGCGATGAGGGCAGTGTCTTGCTCCACGTCCACCCGGCGGTTATCGATGTTGAAACCGAGATCCGCGATATTGCCCTGGGTGATACTTTCGGTACCTACCAGCTGCCGCTGGCCAAGAGCTCTATCCGCGAGTCGGACTCGGTGATCCACGCCCGCTCTGGTGATGTGGTGGTGATTGGCGGGTTGATGAAATCGGCGACCACCGACCAAGTGTCGAAAGTGCCGCTGCTGGGGGATATCCCGATGCTGGGGCACCTGTTCCGTAACGTCAACAAGCTGCAGGTCAAGACCGAGCTGGTGATCTTGCTCAAGCCTACGGTCGTCGGCGAACAGACCTGGCAGCAGGAAGTGGAACGCTCCCGCGCCCTGCTCAACGAGTGGTTCCCCGAAGAGGGCTAA
- a CDS encoding MSHA biogenesis protein MshK yields MVRLAMVVVVWLLIPLAQAAQDPTAPLGWQAPAVKTSPSRARLPQLQGIFCDQDGQACRAILNSVSVGTGGRISGYTLSQVTDDYVILQRGGRQWRLEMFADNIKSE; encoded by the coding sequence GTGGTTAGATTAGCAATGGTGGTAGTGGTATGGCTGTTGATACCGCTGGCACAGGCCGCGCAGGATCCGACTGCGCCATTGGGCTGGCAGGCGCCGGCGGTCAAGACAAGCCCGTCACGGGCACGCCTGCCGCAGTTGCAGGGGATCTTTTGCGATCAGGATGGTCAGGCATGCCGGGCAATTCTTAACAGTGTGTCTGTCGGGACCGGCGGGCGAATAAGCGGTTATACCCTCAGTCAGGTGACGGATGATTACGTCATTTTGCAGCGGGGTGGGCGGCAATGGCGGCTGGAAATGTTCGCCGATAACATAAAGTCAGAGTAG
- a CDS encoding PilN domain-containing protein: MIIKKLLRKKTHSPVAGMALFADTVALVYQENKSWVTDEQPVSGLIGWPGAIRSLIEKHQLKGAELRLVLGHGLYQSMLIDKPELPREEYPTALPFLVKELVNESPMELVADGFVAPLKERLQAFSTQKKQIEQLDKVCREAGCELLSVSAEEVVWGQLTAFERSQLVLHRRGKANLQLSAFKQQVLCFQRQLRGFSVPLLAGDDAQSLEKGLQLDGLALELQRSLDFLSAQLRDAPITQLLVSCDDDDDSELAQALSQRLNVKVEPVTPSHPSLASNAVRVAYCAVIEPEHVGINFYSDALKPKLELLTLPNVVMSWVAITVVLAALAGWFSWQSYQQQRELAAEQQRLQQRSAELERTKAALAKHLPSQLKVDVANGLEQHLAEKQAALEAIALHDSSLQVGYAGMMQQLSAAASGDISVQHMRVKGPQLNLEGLARTPDAVPAWLQEFRQYPSLSDRRFKLMTLGRNKQNIVTFKLLAERNQPAAPAVTQGVAQ; the protein is encoded by the coding sequence ATGATAATAAAGAAATTGTTGAGGAAGAAGACACATTCTCCTGTGGCGGGGATGGCATTATTCGCCGATACCGTGGCTTTGGTGTACCAGGAAAATAAATCATGGGTAACGGATGAGCAGCCGGTGTCGGGACTGATCGGCTGGCCGGGGGCGATTCGTTCCTTGATTGAGAAGCACCAGCTAAAAGGGGCGGAGTTGCGCCTGGTGCTAGGCCATGGCTTGTATCAGAGTATGTTGATCGACAAGCCCGAGCTGCCGCGGGAAGAGTATCCGACGGCCTTGCCCTTTTTGGTCAAAGAGCTGGTCAACGAGTCGCCGATGGAGCTGGTGGCCGATGGTTTTGTCGCGCCGTTGAAAGAGCGCCTGCAGGCATTTTCGACCCAGAAAAAGCAAATTGAACAGCTGGACAAGGTCTGCCGGGAGGCGGGGTGCGAGCTGTTGTCGGTTTCCGCCGAAGAAGTGGTATGGGGACAGCTGACCGCGTTTGAGCGAAGCCAGCTGGTCTTGCACCGCCGGGGGAAAGCCAACCTGCAGCTGTCGGCTTTCAAACAGCAGGTGCTGTGCTTCCAGCGTCAGCTTCGCGGCTTCAGCGTGCCGTTGTTGGCAGGTGACGATGCCCAGTCGCTGGAAAAAGGCTTACAGCTCGATGGGTTGGCATTGGAGCTGCAGCGGTCGCTGGACTTCCTTAGCGCTCAGCTGCGTGATGCTCCGATCACCCAGCTGCTGGTTTCCTGTGATGACGATGACGACAGTGAGCTAGCCCAAGCGTTGAGCCAGCGCCTCAACGTCAAGGTTGAGCCAGTTACCCCTTCGCATCCTTCTTTGGCCAGCAACGCCGTGCGTGTGGCCTATTGTGCCGTGATAGAGCCCGAGCATGTCGGGATTAACTTCTACAGCGATGCCCTCAAGCCAAAGCTTGAGCTGTTGACCCTTCCCAATGTCGTAATGAGCTGGGTGGCGATCACTGTGGTATTGGCGGCGTTGGCTGGCTGGTTTAGCTGGCAGAGTTACCAGCAACAGCGAGAGCTAGCTGCTGAGCAGCAGCGCCTGCAGCAAAGATCCGCAGAGCTCGAACGGACCAAGGCTGCTCTGGCCAAGCATTTGCCGAGCCAGCTTAAGGTGGATGTGGCCAACGGTTTGGAGCAGCACCTCGCCGAGAAGCAGGCTGCCCTGGAGGCCATCGCCCTGCATGACAGTAGCTTGCAGGTGGGGTATGCCGGCATGATGCAGCAGTTGTCGGCGGCAGCCAGTGGTGATATCTCGGTCCAGCACATGAGAGTAAAAGGGCCGCAGCTCAATCTTGAAGGGTTGGCGCGAACCCCGGATGCTGTTCCGGCTTGGTTGCAGGAGTTCAGGCAGTATCCATCGCTGTCGGATCGCCGCTTCAAGCTGATGACGCTCGGCCGTAACAAACAGAATATCGTGACCTTCAAGCTGCTGGCAGAGCGAAATCAGCCTGCAGCACCTGCTGTCACGCAAGGAGTCGCCCAATGA
- a CDS encoding tetratricopeptide repeat protein has protein sequence MSELNKKLSALSRQQGQQQRGLSRSEIKPAAIKPVKQASLKPWATLGVLGLGIAMGIGGWQLWSSDNAVGEVVMAVNPVAPAEAASEPIAAEPPVIAEAMVDKAEKVTAEPQPVANMTEVEQTVLPQEPAKKSVEKESVKAAPQPAQQQTVVTQAPVAEVKAPKAAAPKAPAPKASVQKAPAAKPVVSEPATPEPVTTLSHADDIHRSGDMEIADGEESLMIETVELDAGQLAQIEYRKAEKALKQGDSRKAISFLETTVKYNPEWITARQKLAALYYGRGETRRAMATLQQGLSLDAGQPDLRLTMAKLLVNESQQQAALNVLSQLPSYAHSDYLAMRGALAQQLNQNDLALSSYHNLVKAEPYDGRWWLGLGVALERNQDLAEAEEAYQQALRMGQISGETQQFIRQRLAVLANSKG, from the coding sequence ATGAGTGAATTGAATAAAAAACTGAGCGCGCTAAGCCGCCAGCAGGGCCAGCAACAAAGAGGCCTCAGTCGCAGTGAAATCAAGCCGGCAGCGATTAAGCCGGTCAAGCAAGCAAGCCTCAAGCCTTGGGCGACACTGGGCGTGCTGGGCCTTGGCATCGCCATGGGTATAGGTGGCTGGCAGTTGTGGTCCAGCGACAATGCGGTCGGCGAGGTAGTCATGGCGGTCAACCCGGTCGCGCCGGCAGAAGCTGCTTCAGAGCCCATTGCTGCAGAGCCTCCGGTTATCGCAGAAGCCATGGTGGATAAAGCTGAAAAGGTGACGGCCGAGCCGCAACCTGTCGCTAACATGACAGAGGTTGAACAAACGGTCTTGCCGCAAGAGCCTGCGAAGAAGTCGGTTGAGAAAGAGTCTGTGAAAGCCGCTCCTCAGCCCGCACAACAGCAAACGGTAGTGACACAAGCGCCAGTGGCTGAGGTTAAAGCGCCTAAAGCTGCTGCCCCGAAAGCCCCTGCACCTAAGGCTTCGGTTCAGAAAGCGCCGGCAGCAAAGCCTGTTGTTTCAGAGCCTGCGACACCTGAGCCGGTAACGACATTGAGCCATGCTGATGACATCCATCGCAGTGGCGACATGGAAATAGCCGATGGCGAAGAGAGCCTGATGATTGAAACGGTCGAGCTCGATGCCGGTCAGCTGGCCCAGATTGAATACAGGAAAGCTGAAAAGGCCCTCAAACAGGGCGATAGCCGCAAGGCGATCAGCTTTTTGGAAACGACGGTGAAATACAACCCTGAGTGGATCACGGCACGCCAGAAACTGGCGGCACTGTATTACGGACGGGGAGAAACCCGCCGCGCGATGGCGACGCTGCAGCAAGGCTTGTCGCTGGATGCCGGTCAGCCGGATCTGCGCCTGACCATGGCCAAGCTGCTGGTTAACGAGTCACAGCAGCAGGCGGCACTGAACGTACTGAGCCAGTTGCCAAGTTATGCCCATAGCGATTATTTGGCGATGCGCGGTGCCTTGGCCCAGCAGCTTAACCAAAATGACTTGGCCCTGAGCAGTTACCACAACCTAGTCAAAGCCGAGCCTTATGATGGCCGCTGGTGGCTGGGGCTAGGGGTGGCCTTGGAGCGTAACCAGGACTTGGCCGAAGCCGAAGAGGCCTACCAGCAGGCATTGCGGATGGGGCAGATCTCCGGTGAGACGCAACAGTTTATTCGCCAACGCCTGGCCGTGCTGGCCAATAGCAAGGGGTAA
- a CDS encoding type II secretion system F family protein has protein sequence MAIFNYRGRSAQGDMKRGQLEAASQDAAADILMRQGIIPLEIREGKAKSAGLDIDRLFKSRIPLEVLVIFCRQLYSLTKAGVPLLRAVRGLGQSASHPLMRETLDAVVVELTNGKALSVAMQAHPRVFSELFVSMISVGENTGRLDETLLQLAQYFEQEMETRRRIKSAMRYPTFVLIAITLAMSVLNIKVIPQFASMFSRFGVELPLPTRILIATSNFFVHYWPLMLGAVVVIWIGLKMWRQTPAGGEKWDKFRLKVPIVGDIVNRAQLSRFSRTFSLMIRAGVPLNQAIQMAAESLGNHYLENRLIEMKNGIESGSSIAAMARQSGVFTPLVLQMIAVGEETGQVDDLLLEVSDFYDREVDYDLKTLTARIEPILLFIVAIMVLVLALGIFLPMWSLLDVARGV, from the coding sequence ATGGCAATTTTTAATTACCGCGGCCGCAGTGCCCAGGGTGACATGAAGCGGGGGCAGCTGGAAGCTGCCTCGCAAGATGCCGCGGCAGATATCTTGATGCGCCAAGGCATTATTCCGCTGGAAATTCGCGAAGGTAAAGCCAAATCGGCCGGGCTGGATATTGACCGCCTGTTCAAGAGCCGGATCCCGCTCGAGGTGCTGGTGATTTTCTGCCGTCAGCTTTATAGCCTGACCAAAGCCGGTGTGCCTTTGCTGCGTGCGGTACGTGGTTTGGGCCAGAGTGCCAGCCACCCCTTGATGCGCGAAACCCTGGATGCCGTGGTGGTGGAGCTGACCAACGGTAAGGCGCTGTCGGTGGCAATGCAGGCCCACCCGCGGGTGTTCTCCGAGCTGTTCGTGTCGATGATCAGTGTCGGTGAAAACACCGGTCGGCTGGATGAAACGCTGCTCCAGCTGGCGCAGTATTTCGAGCAGGAGATGGAAACCCGCCGCCGGATCAAGTCGGCGATGCGCTATCCCACTTTTGTTCTGATCGCTATCACGCTGGCGATGTCGGTACTGAATATTAAGGTGATCCCGCAGTTTGCCTCGATGTTCAGCCGCTTCGGGGTAGAGTTGCCGCTGCCGACCCGGATCCTGATCGCAACCTCGAATTTCTTTGTCCATTACTGGCCTCTGATGCTGGGGGCGGTCGTGGTGATTTGGATCGGTTTGAAGATGTGGCGCCAAACCCCAGCGGGTGGCGAAAAGTGGGATAAATTCCGGTTAAAAGTGCCAATTGTGGGCGATATTGTTAATCGAGCCCAGCTATCGCGCTTTTCCCGCACTTTCTCACTAATGATACGCGCTGGTGTGCCGCTCAATCAGGCGATCCAGATGGCGGCGGAATCGCTGGGCAACCACTACCTTGAAAACCGTCTCATCGAGATGAAAAACGGTATCGAGAGTGGTAGCAGTATTGCCGCGATGGCGCGCCAGTCCGGGGTGTTTACTCCTTTGGTACTGCAGATGATCGCGGTGGGCGAAGAGACCGGCCAGGTCGATGATTTGCTGCTTGAAGTCTCGGATTTCTACGACCGTGAAGTGGATTATGACCTCAAGACACTGACGGCCCGTATCGAACCTATCTTGCTGTTTATTGTTGCGATTATGGTGCTGGTATTGGCGCTGGGTATCTTCCTGCCAATGTGGAGCCTGCTGGATGTTGCGCGCGGTGTCTAA